The Pungitius pungitius chromosome 14, fPunPun2.1, whole genome shotgun sequence genome contains the following window.
GGAGCGATGACCGtgcacactcactctctctgtctctctccctttgtctctttctgtatgtgtgtaacCATTTAATGGTTGATTGAAACCCAAGCTGACCGGAACTGGTTAATACTAGACTAGACCAATTCTGCGCACGCACTTCCTTTGTGATTATCTATCCTTTGTCCCCAGAGCGAAAGGCTGTCCTGACGCAAACCTTTCATCCCTCTGTATCATCCATTCTAATATCTGTCATTACGGCCAGCAGGCTGCCTGCAGTTCGACAATGCTTTGACCGTGTATTGGGACAGAATGACTCCTGCGCCGCGCTAGTGCTAAAGTTGCTCTCAGCCGTACCTGCAAACGAGCAACAAATGAGTACATGTGGACACGGAGGGTGAAACAAACAAGTGCGTTGAAGTACTGTAACACTGCAGGCTTAAGGGATGAGAGGATCCTTGAGTGTCACTCACAGCGTTCCTTTGAAGGCCTCCTCCTGCACAGCGCGGCTGCTTCCCcgaatcacctttttatttatttatttcattgcgATCAGAGGGTTTAAGTGTGGCCCTGCAGCTAATCGCAGCCCTGCACCACGAGCCTTACACTCAAAATGacacgtaacccccccccccctcaccgatGCCGAAGCATTTTGCTCATTTACAGAGATAAAAAATCTTTTCTCTGTCTGTAGGTTTGGCCAAGCGAGAGGGGCAGCTGACTCCCAGTCAGAAATACCTAGCTATCAGGTATGTGACTCAGGTATGTTTCTAACACTTAAGATGATGGGTCGGTTCATTTGATTAAGTTCACTTCCAAAGTTGACATGATCTTGAATCTTGAGTTAATGAGCTCAAATGAGTAGGAACAGGAAATCcctacatgccccccccccccccttcctccccttctaGCACATTTAGTATCTAGGAAACCACGTTCACTTCTCTCGTGTGAACTGCGCTGTAGGAGCGGCCTGATGATCCCTTTTCCCTGACGGTTAGTGTGGGAGATGATAGCTCAGCAGAAAccgtgtaaaaaaaagaaaacaaaaaaaaagaacaggatTTGAGTGTGAACTAACACAGACTTAACGTGTGATGACAACGACAacgctaaaaataaaaagaccgaGCAGAGAGCTGGACtttcatattaaaaaatgttcatcttGCACATTTTTACATAGTCTCAATCTCAGACTGGAGGGGGAGGAATTAGCAGTAGAAACAGGAGCTCATGTGCAGACAGTTAGACGGCTGCTTCACCCGGGAGATTAAATCCAAGCACGGACGGGTGAGAGACCACAAAAGCTTCAGTCGAGTGAGTCCAAGCACTCAAGCCCTCCGTCTCCTTGTGGACTGTTTGATGGAATAAACCACTGAGGTTTCTCACCGGACGGGAAGCCATCTCTGCATGTGGAATTTGGTCTGTTGTCCTATTAAACTGCATTTTGAAGGGCCGGTGCACTACATGAAAAATCGCCGCTTCGAATTCCACTTTCCCCTCTAATGCAATTCTTtttcgtcccccccctccccacccccctccccgtggCCCATAAGGCGGATGCCCAGCTTGCTGGAGTACTTGAGCTACAACTGTAACTTCATGGGCATCCTGGCTGGGCCTACCTGCTCTTACAACGACTACATGGCCTTCATCGAAGGGACGTGCTACCAGCCGCGCCACCAGGAGAACGCCAACGGCAAGGAGAACGGGAAGTACAAGCAGATCGAACCCTCGTCCAAGGTACGTGACACACTGCTATGGTAGAAACAAGACTCTCGACCCGTCTGAAAGGCTTAGAGATCCTCAAAGAAAGCACCTGGGTGGTTCGGATGTTACAAAAGAGGAGGTTGTCTAACCTGTAACCTCTTTGGGTCGCGCAGCAGTGGAGCCGTTTTGAAGGGTGCAGGCTAATTACAGTGTTTGGGTCGCTTTTTAGAGAAATGGAATTGAATGACGTAATTGTACGATGCGTTAATCAGTTGATTTCACGGCAAGAGCGTGTATCCATCTCGGGAGATAAAGGAAGCAGACGTTGCCTGATATAAAACACGAGAGAGCGCTCAAGGACTCGAGTTGACCTTGAATCAACTGAACTGGTCTTCCTATCTCCTGGTTTTGTTGCTGTAGCTTCATTATGTAACGGATTTTTACCGCGGGCCCTTTCGTCTTCGTCTTCTTcactctcttttctcccctccgCCCAGAACGACGTCATCTCCAAGCTGTGCACATGTGCCGTCTCGCTGGGCATCTATCTGTCGCTGTGCAAGCTGCTCCCGGTGGAGCACTCCATAAACGACGACTTTGTCAGCTCCACGCCCTTCCATCTCCAGGTCATCTACCTTTACCTGGCCATGCTGGCCCTGAGGCCAAAGTACTACTTTGTCTGGACACTTGGTGAGTTTCATGTGACCTACACTACACATTCGTCTCTCCCATTCTATTTTAAATCCAAGATTTCAGGTTTCAGGACTGAAGACTCTCAATAGAGGACTAAAACGGGTCCCAATTTTCTACTGCTTATGTTTTGTTCAATGCTACTTCAGATTGATTAAGTTGGAGCCAACTGAGCTCTTCTGGGTTCAGGGaatttggttcttttttttaaaagtatgttGAGATGAGGCATAAAAGAAAGCCCAACACTGCCATCTAGTGCTGAGTTGCAAACATTACCCTGCATTCTTACCAATGGCCGATACATGTGACGCCAGATCTCCATCTGTCTGTGTCATCGCGTCACAAAGCAGTGCATTTGAAAAGGATACGGACCTGTTGTCTTCCCTCACTGTCCCTGTTACGTCCTTTCTCCTGCAGCTGATGCTATCAACAACGCTGCCGGATTTGGCTTCAATGGATACAACAAAGATGGCTCCCCGCGGTGGGACCTGATATCAAATCTCAGAATTCTGGACATTGAGGTTTGGCTCTTTTTGTGTTCCTATGACCTGTTGTATTCACACACAGGTCCCATCTAAAGCCTGAAGTGTATTGTTTTGGGTCCCATTTCAGTTTGCTACCAGCTTCAAGATGTTCCTAGACAACTGGAACATCCAGACCGCTCTTTGGCTCAAAAGGTAAAAGTATCCATGTTGCAAATGTTCACAAGCTTCGGCGTAAAATACACACAAGTCATTTGAGGTCCacaaaaaactgtatttttcctAAATGGTTTTATTAATTTCTACTTTGTTTTAACCCCACAGGGTGTGCTACGAGCGTTGTCCCATCAACCCCATGGCTGCCACCTTCTTGCTGTCGGCCATGTGGCACGGCGTGTATCCTGGGTACTACCTGACCTTCCTCACTGGCATTGCGATGACGATGGCTGCGCGTGCAGTGAGTACACACGTCGCTTTTGTCTACACGGTAGCCGCTGGTGGGACATTTTCCTCAACCAGATTGAGGCAAATCGATGCAAATCATGATTCCGGGGTGGTTGACAAATCCAACGGTCGTGGCTGACATTTTGTCAAAGGGCTCTTTAGATTTAACACTGTTGGTTAGcagaaccacaaacacacaccgtggTTTGTTTATAAGTAGGTAAGGGGATAATGATAGTATTATATGATAGTATCATACCTCATGTTGAAGTCTGAGGCCATTACCACTAATCTGTGCTAAGTCAGACCTCTTCACTCTAGTCTTGGTTCCTTGTTTCAATTCAAGTCACATGGAGGTAAAGTAAAATGAACGGGATGCAACTATAGGTTTATGTTGATGTTGGCGAAGTTCAAGtccctttttatgtttttcttctcttccaggTAAGACATAACATCAGACCGTACTTCCTGGGCTCTGACTCGCACAAGCGCATCTATGACGTTGTCACGTGGGCGGGGACTCAGGTTGCCATTAGCTACACAGTGGCGCCATTTGTCCTACTCGCTGTGGGACGCTCACTCAAGTTCTACAGGTTTGTGTGTTGGATTGAATAGTGTGTTGGTAGTAATGAAACTCTCGATTTGAGCTTTGTCATTGAAGGCCTGggtaatatacatttttaaaaatcgaTCAGTATCAAAAAACTAAACcagttcctttctttttctcctcgtgTACGAAACATAATTAGCTACTCATCCCCTGACTGTGACTTATTGTGGTGCATAAAACAAGGCTGTAAATTGCACCACCTTTTCAGCGTTGGGACCATGCCGACACGTTATAAATGCTTTGTATAATGTTTAACATCATGACCACAGTCGTTTAGTGGGATGACATGCTCATTAGCACCGAAGACGTAAATGATCACTGTATGGCTGCACCAGAGGTAAAGACAGGGGATTCCTGATGCCACTGCAACCCATCCCATTGAGAGCATTAATGACTTTGAAATTTAGAGAACTGACGTACAGTGTTATGGCCTGCACATACTCTCTGGTGTTGTGTCTCCATCATTTCTTATAATAAACGGTGATGAGATTGCTCTCCTTGTGGGATGTTGCCGCTGCAGGTCCTGGTACTTCTGCCTACATCTCCTCTgcctgctggtggtggtggcgctGCCCGTCAAATCGAGGCGCCGGCCGGCCAAAGAGCAGCAGGACGGCCTCAAGGACAACCAGGCGGACCTCGGCAGCACGGACAACAACTGCAACCAAAAAGACAAAGCCACATGAGGCTCCGGACGGCGACACACACAGTCCCTTCAGCGGCAGGAACACTCGAGACAAAGTAAAAAACCACTGAGAGCCGGAGCGTGGCGAGTCTTATTCACCTGACAAAGAACCAAATATCGGATGCTCCCACGAATCCTAACCGACAGAATAAACACAAGTCGACTTTCTGTCAAAACGTCCAGTAGCAAGGGATGACAGCAATCAAAAGTTTCCGACGCGGATAAGAGACCAGGGTGTAACAACGGCCATagtgtaaacaaacaaacaaacaaacaaacgagcGATGGTGGTTACTTTCCATTACAGCGGTGGGAACGAAGGCTTCCAAGCTGCCTTAAACCCTCTATGTACTCGGCGGGTGAAATGACAGACGGATGGCACGCTGCAAGAGCCTATTTGCGCTTTCAGATGAGACGTGCAGTATGTGGAGGGTTTTTGTCATTGTCTGGATACAAACTTCTGTTAGGTGGGAatggaaaatgttttcatgtaaAAGAAACATTACTTTATCATCAGCTGCCAATTTCAAACAAGCCTTAGGATCCTCAAAACATTGTTTGATTTctatgtctttttaaaaatctttatcGGAGAAGACTTCACATTGTACGTGTTTTGTATTTAGATG
Protein-coding sequences here:
- the mboat2a gene encoding lysophospholipid acyltransferase 2, whose protein sequence is MATQNTASCTGSTLLQPISEIINLPVDQVNFVACQLFALLMAVWFRLYLHPSKTSPFIRHVVATLLGFYLALFCFGWYSLHFLVQSGLSYSVMVFVGLEHMHKYCFIVTLGYLILCQVTRVYVFDYGMYSADFTGPMMVITQKITSLAFEIHDGLAKREGQLTPSQKYLAIRRMPSLLEYLSYNCNFMGILAGPTCSYNDYMAFIEGTCYQPRHQENANGKENGKYKQIEPSSKNDVISKLCTCAVSLGIYLSLCKLLPVEHSINDDFVSSTPFHLQVIYLYLAMLALRPKYYFVWTLADAINNAAGFGFNGYNKDGSPRWDLISNLRILDIEFATSFKMFLDNWNIQTALWLKRVCYERCPINPMAATFLLSAMWHGVYPGYYLTFLTGIAMTMAARAVRHNIRPYFLGSDSHKRIYDVVTWAGTQVAISYTVAPFVLLAVGRSLKFYRSWYFCLHLLCLLVVVALPVKSRRRPAKEQQDGLKDNQADLGSTDNNCNQKDKAT